The nucleotide window tataatttgagctcaccttttgtgcaaattgttgacattgataatcctaacctatctatactttacgcctttatggtcattgatgataaagggggagaaatagtgtacaaagatagtgaaaagacaataaaggaacaaagggggagagataagatatgacaaaggaaggggatcaattaaaattttgagcatacaaatatggggagcaagctcatgaacttgtatggtgcatttgaatgtgcattacatatgtttgcttacgtggcacaagttttaaagttcaatattcatgcttgtgtggtgtatgctaattgtaagattggaatgatgaaatgaaaatctagcatgcataggttatctaatgatttcatctcaagagtttccaagtgatattgagctaaAGTAACTAGAATTATGCTCttcttatggaaactagacccgtacttctaatgttgatctcacgtggtattctagtttttgtgtatgtctagttactaatggtgctaaggatggtatattggtgcactccgattggtatcacgcttcaaagatccatctcttataccttagcatcatttggtagaaattgtctcctatatttcttatctaagcatatgtggaagctacaattcaaactcttagcacatatgtagggagagcaattgctaccatttggaattcatgaaacttttccataatcctttacacatggtaaatatgcttgggcaagcaacatggattcaattgaactttaattcatatctttgtgtaagggttgtcatcaattaccaaaaaggggagattgaaagctctagtttggttttggttaattgatgaaaccttaagtgctaacctagtttatcaaggtgatcatgagataggtagcactactccaagtgatgaagcaaaggtgaagatcatgacaatggtgatggcttggtgatgatcaaatgcttaaactcggaaaagaagaaagagaaaaacaaaaggctcaaggcaaaggtataaattataagagccattttgttttagtgatcaagacacttagtgagtatgatcacatttaggattgatagccgtactattaagaggaatgaaactcgtatcgaaatacggttatcaaagtgccactagatgctctaattcattgtatatgcatttaggatctagtgaaatgctaacacccttaaaaatatttgtgaaaatatgctgacacatgtgcacaaggtgatacacttggtggttggcacatttgagcaagggtgaagaagatagagataAAAGAAGGTCAGTCTCGCTGTttcacaaagtgaccggacgctggtctcaggggaccggcgtgtccggtcaggcgTGGCAGTGAAGACCTGGcgtcggtcttgtgaccggatgctgggtctcggactgaccggacgctagaaggcagcgtccggtcagagccgaTGTAGCATTACCGAGATCAAGgagactgaccgaacgctggctgcgtccagtcaaggtcgaccgaacacgtccggtcaagaTTTGCCGTCTCTAGgagcttactataaacgaccggacgctgggggttcagcgtccggtcacttctgccgcagcgtccggtcatgtctcaACCGTTGAGATCGTCTGGCTGTGGTTGAACGTAGAGGGACACGTgtctgtcatcgggcgaccggacactggggccagcatccggtcgatccgaccggagcgttcggtcaccctgatcagtgcccagtgaaggggtacaacgaatCTATTTCGtgtgggcttctatttaagccccatggctagttcAAGCTCACacccttggccatttgcattgacatagcaaccttgtgagcttagccaaagccctcccactcttctctatcattgtttcatcattattgtgagattgggagagaatctaagtgcattgcttgagtgattgcatctagtggcacttgacattcgtgtttcgctgcgggattcacttgttactcttggtggttgccaccacctagacggcttggagcagcgaggatcgttgagcggaggttggtgattgtctccggctccgatcgtggtaattgtgaggggtcttgtggcTTCTCTgttggagagccaaaaggtaactctagtggattgctcatgtcattgagttacctcacttgtgggtaggttcttgcggtgtccaattgtgtggacgaggttcgtgcaacacctcttagtcgccgaaccaccaagtgttggtcgacacaacggggactagcgtgccggcaagcacgtgaacctcgggagaaaaattggttgtctcttgccctttggtattctctcggtgattgatttagtattcatcttgtgattggttcacttctctacacgacgatataatcaccctactcactcatttatattcttgcaaactagttgtgacaagctctttagtgtaattagaattgagagcttgctttgttattttaagtttatctagtggagctctttagagtagcaagattgagagctctcagtgagtagtaacattgtaaattgtgtgcctagtaatctttacaactagaattattggataggtagcttgcaacccttatagagctagagcaagtttgtattttgctatttgtcatactaattaaattgctttacttgatttgtagattttttaaataggctattcacccctcctctagccatattaggacctttcagcggtccCTACGTGCGGTCAGGTAGCCCGAGCGTCCTTCGGGTGACGCAGGCTCCGTGTGGACGCGCGAAATCCAGGCTTGGGCGGGGCGCGTTAGCCCGAGAAATGGGAGTGCAGTGTGGGCATCTGTTCGACGTTCGGATGCTTGCACTGCCGTTTTACATAAGTAAAAGCTTTTATTTGAAATAAATACATAAGTAAAGCTTGGGAAGCAGGAATTGATGCTGCAGTGGAGATGGGCATGGGTTACGTCGTACAGCTTGAAGCTTGATGCCCGTCCAAAATCTTTGGGGATAGATTTCAGGGTGGATGCAGTTGGAGGATTGATGTAGGAAATTAGAAGTTTAAGTGCCTATAGTTTGTATCTTGTTCTATTTAGTTTTTGTCCATGTATTTGTAACAAAGTATAGATGTGAAATGACGAAGTTTAGATGTAGGAGTAATAAGGGCACTCGCAACCTATTGTTTCCATAGCATTAAAGATGTTGTCATATACTCCCTTTATCTtggaaagaatgcaattctcgctttTCGATAAGTTAAACGGTTTGaactttgatcaaatttatataaaaaaccaCTATcatttatgatataaaataagtatcgttagattagttatagaatatatttttataataaattttgtttgaagatataaatgctaatattattaACTATAAACTCGATTAAATTTTAGTTACTTTAATCGGTACGGATCTCATAATTGTATTATCTTCCAGACAGAGGGAGAGGATTTTGCTGATGAAGCGAGGGATCGAGAGAAGAGAGGAAGAAATGATTGGCTGATGATTGGATGGATGCCTGGGCCGGATGAGTTTCTTATGTCGAGGAGCAAATTGCTTCGTGTGGCGAAGCGAGGCCAGAACATTATGGGTTTTGTGAAGCACTAAAGTAGTTTCGATGGCTTCTTGGCTATGGAAAACAGTCGATGGTTTTGTGATTAGGACTGCTGTAGCGCACTAATGTTTGACACGAATTGCCATATAATCAGTTCTCTAAAAACATAAATGTGGAAAGCACAGACACAGATTGCCATATAATctgttcacaaaaaaaaaagattgccATATAATCAGTTCAACGGAATTAGATTTCTCTACAAACATAGATGTGGAAAGAAAGTACATTGTGAGCTTTGAGGTGGTGTAACGAATTTAAATTTTAAGTTTTTGAATAGGTGTATATATAAATTACGAAAAACAATTAAAAAAAAGCTGAGCTCAGATGCGCGCCATATCGTCTGTAGTGATGGACCCAACCAACCACGGTGAGCGCAGGAATCAATCTGTCATCGCTCTGGCTGGGGTGAGAGAGGGTCGTCGCATTTCAGCTATGAGACCTACGCGCTAGCCATCTGCGACACCACCCCGTTGTTGTATGTGGACCCGCACGAGACCCTATCTATCTGCAGACATCTGCCCATCCACATTCCACAAACAAACAGTCATGGACAAACAAACATATTCCCTCTCTTCATTCGTCCTTGTACAAAGCAAAGCAAGGCCAAAAAAATGTTTGTCGTATTTTGTAGCTCCGTTTGCGACGTGCATGGCAAGAAGAGGTGTTGGCGTAGATCAACAAAATTTGGCCCCTTTATTATATACGACGACGACGGTACGGTGTGGCGCTGCAGCCGGTGCCCGCCGGAGCTTATATCATACGGCGACGCTCGCCGGCGCCTTGCCGACGGCGGCGAGGATCTTGTCGTCGAGGTCGAAGGTCATGGTCTTCTCCCCGCGGCCGCTGGCGGCGTACTCGGCGTACCGCTCCTTGAGGTCCTCCGGCAGGTTGGTGCTGCTCCTCCACCCCAGCGCCTCCTTCGCCGCCCGGGGCTCCGAGTAGAAATGCTACCGCGCGCGGAACAGTTCAGACGCCGTCGTGGTGAGTGAAAAATAGACGCTAGAAATCGCTTATTAGTTACCATGTTGCGGAAGGGGAAGGCCTTCTTTGCGtcgacgccggcggcggcggggtcgTAGAGGACGACCTCCACGGCGGCGACGCCCGCGGCCGCCGCGCACAGCTTCGCCATGCCGCTCAGCGTCACGGCGCGGTCCGACACGCAGTTGAAGATCTTGCCGGCCGCCGCGCCGGGCTTCTCCACGGCCAGCGACAGCATGCGCGACAGGTCACGGACGTGCGCGATGTTGGTCAGCTGCATCCCGTTCCCCGGCATCGGCACCGGCCGATTCCGCACGATCCCTGCAATTGGAGATCGTCGGAGtcggagaagagagagaaaaaaaactgaACTGAATCGAGTGACGTGTTGCTGATTGTTATTACTGTCGAAGAACCACTCCTCGCAGTCCTTGTTGTTGCCGGAGCCGATCATGTACTGCGGCCGGAACGACGCCCAGCTGCCGAACTGCTCCGCGATGTACTTCTCCACGCCGACGTGGCCGGCGCTCTCCTTCACGGCGTCCTGCGTGCGCCATTGTTTATTTGGTAGTCAGTCAGTCAGTCACGAAAGGTCCATCCATTCTGACTCTGCTCGTGTGTCACGCTGAGGCTGAGCGCGTGGGCGTGCATTACCCCCTCGACGTGCGGCGGCTCCTCCGTCGGCTTGTAGATGCCGGCGCTGCTGATGAACAGGAACTGCCCCACGCCGGCCGACTTCGCCCAGTCCGCCACCGGCctgcgcacgcacgcacgcacagtCACCATGTCTGCGTCGTGAAGCGAATGACACCGGGGCGGAAAAGCAGAGTCAGGAGGAGAACGTCGTACGTACTTGACGGCGTCGAGGTCCTTGCCGTTGTTGTCGAGGACGACATCGAACGACGCGCCTCCCACGGCCGCGCCGACGTCCGCCGGGTCACCCCACACCGTCTTCCCGCCGGCGCTCGTCAGCTCCTGCACCGCGAACAAACAGTTGTCCATCGGAAGCTCGACAAACATATCACCGACGCCGCAGAGGTCAGGTTACCGAGAAGCGAGAGAACGGGGGCTTCTTCATCTTGTCGGATCCCTCGTCGCCGACGGTGAGCACGGTGACGGCGTGCCCGGCGGCGAGCAGCTCCTTGGCGAAGTAGAACCCGATGACGGCGTGCCCGCCGCTGTTGGTGTTCACGATCAGCACGCTCTTCTTCTTGGCCTCCGCGCGCACCGTGATGCCCGCCCGTcgggccgccgccggcgccgccgcgcgcCGCCTCCTCCTCGTGGCGACAGCGCGCGGGAACGCGCCGACGAAGGACGGCAGCGACGTCGAGGAGGGGCCCCGCGGCCGCGTGGTGGAGGCCGACAGACGGCTCGACGCGAAGGCCGTGGATGTGGAGGCCGCGGCGGCGCACAAGGCCATTGCTGGCGGGGTGGCGGGGgaggagagatgactagatgagtGAGCGGGCAGTGATGAGTGGTGCACGCAGGATTGGGTGGGGGATCGTCCATCACACTGTGGAAAAGGAGGAGCATTGGAAGAATAATGAAAGCTTGTGTCATACTCCACAAATGAAAAGGATGGTGAAATTGGATCATCAattcgtttcaaaaaaaattagATCATCAATTGCTCTACCTCCAAAAGTACAAAAGGGTGGTGGCCCAAATTTCTCTGAAATTTTACGTAGAAGAACCGATATCCATCATCAACCAACGCATACCCAACTGAAAAAGAAGACTTAATTAAACATACtccctctattttaaattataagtcgctttaacttttttggttcatccattttactatgtatctagatatattattattatatctagatacatagtaaaatggatgtaccaaaaaagtcaaagtgacttataatttggaagagAGGGAGTatttggcaaaagtttgctaatAGGAGAAATAATTAGTGTGCCTGCAATGTCCTCTTTCTTTTACATGTAAGATATAACAATTCATTAGGGTTTTTTTTACGCCTCGCATCTAAGTACAACTGTAGTATCTGTTCATGAATAGACACACCAACACAACACATGTACACCTCACTCATACCCATGTACACAAACAGATTCTACAGCTACACATAGATTCGAAGATCGCGTCCTTAAAGAGATCACCGAAACCATCCAAGACTCCATAGGTGACGGGCGCACCGCTATCCCTTTGTGGCTTCACAC belongs to Miscanthus floridulus cultivar M001 chromosome 4, ASM1932011v1, whole genome shotgun sequence and includes:
- the LOC136551190 gene encoding chloroplast stem-loop binding protein of 41 kDa a, chloroplastic-like, with protein sequence MALCAAAASTSTAFASSRLSASTTRPRGPSSTSLPSFVGAFPRAVATRRRRRAAAPAAARRAGITVRAEAKKKSVLIVNTNSGGHAVIGFYFAKELLAAGHAVTVLTVGDEGSDKMKKPPFSRFSELTSAGGKTVWGDPADVGAAVGGASFDVVLDNNGKDLDAVKPVADWAKSAGVGQFLFISSAGIYKPTEEPPHVEGDAVKESAGHVGVEKYIAEQFGSWASFRPQYMIGSGNNKDCEEWFFDRIVRNRPVPMPGNGMQLTNIAHVRDLSRMLSLAVEKPGAAAGKIFNCVSDRAVTLSGMAKLCAAAAGVAAVEVVLYDPAAAGVDAKKAFPFRNMHFYSEPRAAKEALGWRSSTNLPEDLKERYAEYAASGRGEKTMTFDLDDKILAAVGKAPASVAV